From Rhodothermales bacterium, one genomic window encodes:
- a CDS encoding beta-ketoacyl-[acyl-carrier-protein] synthase family protein — translation MRPVITGIGMISALGPERDPIWEMLLAGRPRMGAISAFEAASHGMENCVVSEIADQDLEARLDQLRARSITTKRGRFRSLALAAAAEALDDAGLPGEDPEDRASAGIVMGTLSAGAAEVERIAHATFSGGKPSVADNLGKRTSIVLQDIARAFDLSGPALGVDAACASGAVALTHACRLVATGAPWCLAGGVEASIVASNVKLAHVLGIVPTSFIDEPHRSSRPFDLRREGYVPAEGACFLVLEDEAHARRRGARIYARITGFAEQTYTGHPTQLCDTFAEALMHKALRRADVRADQLGWINAHATSTRQGDIAEATAIGRMGEAVLCSAPKSVTGHLLGASGAFEAAFSALSLHDQVIPPTVNLDDQDALCPVRCVRERTDAAFDYVLSNSLGFGGMSCSIVFGRA, via the coding sequence ATGCGCCCTGTCATTACGGGAATCGGGATGATCAGCGCCTTAGGACCGGAGCGCGATCCCATATGGGAGATGTTGTTGGCGGGCAGGCCGCGCATGGGCGCCATCTCGGCGTTCGAGGCCGCATCGCACGGCATGGAAAACTGCGTCGTCTCCGAGATCGCGGATCAGGACCTGGAGGCCCGGCTCGATCAGCTGCGCGCGCGCTCGATCACGACGAAGCGGGGCCGGTTCCGCTCGCTCGCGCTGGCCGCAGCGGCCGAAGCGCTCGACGACGCCGGCTTGCCCGGCGAGGACCCGGAGGACCGCGCCTCGGCCGGCATCGTGATGGGCACGCTCTCCGCCGGCGCCGCCGAAGTCGAACGCATCGCGCACGCCACGTTCAGCGGCGGGAAACCGAGTGTTGCCGACAACCTGGGCAAGCGGACCAGCATCGTGCTCCAGGATATCGCCCGGGCCTTCGACCTGAGCGGTCCCGCCCTCGGCGTCGACGCGGCGTGCGCCAGCGGCGCCGTGGCCCTCACGCACGCCTGCCGCCTTGTCGCCACCGGCGCGCCCTGGTGCCTGGCGGGCGGCGTCGAAGCGTCCATCGTCGCGTCCAACGTCAAGCTGGCCCACGTCCTCGGCATCGTCCCGACCTCGTTCATCGACGAGCCCCACCGCTCGTCGCGCCCCTTCGATCTCCGACGCGAAGGCTACGTCCCGGCCGAGGGCGCGTGCTTCCTCGTCCTCGAAGACGAAGCGCACGCCCGCCGGCGCGGAGCCCGCATCTACGCCCGCATCACTGGGTTCGCCGAGCAGACGTACACGGGCCACCCGACGCAGCTCTGTGACACGTTCGCGGAGGCGTTGATGCACAAAGCTCTCCGCCGCGCCGACGTTCGTGCGGACCAACTGGGCTGGATCAACGCGCACGCCACGTCGACACGCCAGGGCGATATCGCCGAAGCCACGGCCATCGGCCGGATGGGCGAGGCGGTGTTGTGCTCCGCTCCGAAGTCCGTCACGGGCCACCTGCTCGGCGCGAGCGGGGCCTTCGAAGCGGCGTTCTCGGCCCTGTCCCTGCACGACCAGGTCATCCCGCCCACCGTCAACCTCGACGACCAGGACGCGCTGTGCCCCGTCCGCTGCGTCCGGGAACGGACCGACGCGGCCTTCGACTACGTACTCTCGAACTCGCTCGGGTTCGGCGGGATGAGCTGCTCCATCGTCTTCGGACGCGCCTGA